DNA from Rhodospirillaceae bacterium:
TGCTGACGGGCGTACAGGTGCAGCAACTGACATTTTGAAAGCCGATATTGCAGACGTCTGGGCTTTCGCTTTTGTACAAGGCTACGTCAATACGAAAGATTCAGAATTATTGATTCCGGTTGAGAACAAGCCAGCGATTACGGGCGCAATAGCGAGTAATTGCTCTAAAAACAGAGAGTTCTCATTTTTTGATCTCACGGCTGCGGTCGCGCCCATGGTAACACCAAAGTAAGTAGCCATCAGCAATAATGACGTTGCAAAGGCCCGCTATAAGCGGGCCTTTCGCTTATGGGTATAGGCGTTAAGATCGTTGTGAAAATCAGTCTAGGGGTGGGGTGGTGTTGCCATCGCCCAAGGCCAACTGCATGAGTACACTGTCAATCCAACGCTCAAATTTGCGGCCAGTTGAGGGAAGGGCACCAATGACTTTAAAACCCAGTTGGCTGTGCAGAGCAATTGATGCTGAGTTTGCGGAGTCTCCAATGACAGAGATCATCTGCCGGTAGCCAAGTTTCGTCGCGCGTTCAATAAGGGCGGACAGCAAAAGCCTCCCGATACCACGTCCAAGGAAGTCCTTATCCACGTAGACGGAGTCCTCAACCGTATATCGATATCCGGGTCTGGTTCTGTAA
Protein-coding regions in this window:
- a CDS encoding N-acetyltransferase family protein, which gives rise to MVSPTAHPQSGFVGKIRDANPDDFRDIAALYGYYVETSAATFEFVAPDYAEMLKRYKDLAKQNLPYLVAELDGKVVGYAYAGRYRTRPGYRYTVEDSVYVDKDFLGRGIGRLLLSALIERATKLGYRQMISVIGDSANSASIALHSQLGFKVIGALPSTGRKFERWIDSVLMQLALGDGNTTPPLD